A stretch of the Aegilops tauschii subsp. strangulata cultivar AL8/78 chromosome 4, Aet v6.0, whole genome shotgun sequence genome encodes the following:
- the LOC109769669 gene encoding histidine-containing phosphotransfer protein 2-like, translating into MAAAALKAQLNALLDSMFTTGIVDEAFQHLRSVEQEGFLAEVVNLFLQDADNILNEVAHLLNQPVVNFGRVGALVHQLKGCSASVGAKKVNLSCTHFRQFYEAQSKEGCLMALDLVRNEFYDVRNKLQTMIQLEQQIAAMGPQ; encoded by the exons ATGGCAGCCGCCGCGCTCAAGGCCCAGCTCAACGCCCTCCTCGACTCCATGTTCACCACG GGTATTGTGGACGAGGCTTTCCAACACCTGCGGTCGGTGGAGCAGGAGGGCTTCCTCGCCGAGGTCGTCAACCTCTTCCTCCAGGACGCCGACAACATCCTCAACGAAGTCGCCCACCTGCT GAACCAGCCCGTGGTGAACTTCGGCAGGGTGGGCGCACTGGTGCATCAGCTCAAGGGGTGCAGCGCCAG TGTTGGTGCTAAGAAAGTGAATCTCTCCTGCACCCACTTCCGTCAGTTTTATGAGGCACAAAGTAAAGAAGG GTGCCTCATGGCATTGGACCTTGTTAGGAATGAGTTTTATGATGTGCGCAACAAGCTACAAACAATGATTCAG CTGGAGCAGCAGATCGCGGCCATGGGTCCTCAGTAG